Genomic window (Pseudomonadota bacterium):
CCGCCGCCCCAAACGGAGCAGCAGTTGTCACATCTTCACAAAGTACAGTCGCCGACCCTTTCGATCATAGCCAACTCCAACGGCTGATGAAACGGTTTCGCCAGTGCTGCTCTCGAGGCCATAGCTCGACTATTCAAAACGCGTGTTTGTCGGCCTCGGCTTTGAATTTTTCTACTTTTTCTGGCGTCGTCTCAGTCTGATAATTTTCTTTCCATTCGTCATATGTCATGCCGTAGACGACCTCGCGCGCTTCATCGAAGGACAGCTCAACGCCGCGCTCCTTGGCCGCCGCCAAATACCATTTGGAAAGGCAATTGCGGCAAAAGCCGGCCAAGTTCATCAGGTCGATATTCTGTACATCGGTACGCTTGCGCAAATATGCGGTGAGACCGCGAAACGCCGCCGCTTCCAGTTCTATCCGTGTCTGATCGTCCATCTCTCTGCTCCCGTTTTGGATCGCGATTGCCACAATGAAATACCGTGCGAATTACCGTGTGAATTACTGTGTGATTTACTGTGGTGAATTCCCGTGTCGTATCCGCCTGTGAGTACGTATAACAGCGCATGCGCTTCTCCCCAACCGCCAGCTTCGGCTTACCGGCGCTCGCCATCGGTGTGCTGTTTATTTCCTTCTCGCCGGTGCTGGTGCAGGTGAGCGAGGTTGGACCCAGCGCGACGGCGGTTTACCGCATGCTTTTCGCG
Coding sequences:
- a CDS encoding DUF1244 domain-containing protein, translating into MDDQTRIELEAAAFRGLTAYLRKRTDVQNIDLMNLAGFCRNCLSKWYLAAAKERGVELSFDEAREVVYGMTYDEWKENYQTETTPEKVEKFKAEADKHAF